Part of the Oscillospiraceae bacterium genome is shown below.
GGTGAAATTGGCGGCGCAGGAAATTCCGATGCCGATGCCGATAAGCTTGATTGGCGAAAATCGGTCGCCCATAATGCCGAAAACTATTTGTCCCACACCGTAAAAGGCATAAAATAAGCCGTTCATCAGACCCATATCGGACTTTGTGAAAATGCCCGCATCGATTATAAAAGCCGCGGCGGTGGAAAGACTGAAGCGTCCCACGCATACGATAGTGTACATTATGAGGCATACAAGGCAAAAAGCAAGACTTGCGCGCTTGTTAGCAAAAACACGTGTTATCATTTCAGTTCTCACCGTTTCCTTTCTCAAGCACCTTACAGCCCTTGTTCAAGTAGAAAAGCGTTGCAACAATGCCCAGTGTGCCAAGTGCACACAAGACCTGCTGTGCATAGATGTGAGTTCCGAACAGGGATATATTGTTTTTCTGCAAAATATCCATTACGATGCCTGCTCCAAAGGTACAGAGAACACCGATGATGCTGTTTATGGTGGTATACACTGCAAAGTAGTTTGAATTATCCCTTCCGTCAGAGGGGAAAACGGAGTAAAGTACTGCTGACATGCCCATGCTGTGAACACCCGTTCCGATGGTAACGATTATCTGATGGATGGAAAACGTGACAAGCACAAGGCCGCCCGGCATACAGAAAGCGCCTGCCAGATAACCCAGACCTGTCAGGAGCGTGCCCAGCTTGAGTACGAACATGTAGGAAATCTTGTCTGCCAGACGTCCTATTCTGGGGAGAATGAGGGCGCATATAACTCTTGCGATAAGAAGCATGGCATTGATAAAGGTGTATTTGAGACCCAACTCGGAAATCTGATAAATGTACAGAAACGGCATAGCCACATAGTAGCTTATGTACCACAGGATATAAATACAGATTATCTTGCGGAAGCCGGGGTTTTTGAAGGTGTCCGCGACAAGCTTGATAAGGCTGGCGGGCTTTTCGTTGTTGGAGCTTCGCCTTGCGAGCCTTCCCACTGCCTCATGATTTTCGTCCATGTACAGAGTGCCGATTTTAGGCTCCTTGCACATGTTGAGACCTATTGTATCCACAATGGTGAGAATGAAAATCATAATACCTATAACGGCAAAGCCTGTTTTTTCGTTTCCGTCGGCGGAAAAGCGGTCAAGCACACCTGCACCCACAAGAGATGCCGCGCCGGCGCATATCATGTTGACGGTGTCGCGTATGCTGATAAAGCGTCCCTTTGAAGTAGCGGGCAGAAGAGAAATGAGCCATGCACCGCTGCAGGGGCTGACAAACTGCAAAAGAAGCGAAGCTATTATGTAAAGACCCAGGAATACCGCCGTGCGTAAACCGCCCGGCATATCAATAAAGGGTACAAACACCATAACACCGTAGATGGCACGGGCTATAAAACAGCTGACTATGGAGGGGAGCTTTGCTTTTTTGATATGCTTTGTGATTTCAAGCATGAAAATACAGCTTATGGCGGCGATAGTGGGAATGGTGGAGAAAACACCGTTGAGTGCATCGCTCATGCCCAGCTGACGAAGCAGTGAGGCGATAAATGTACCGCCCA
Proteins encoded:
- a CDS encoding MFS transporter, which codes for MKKLKYYWLFILGKLRQHFFMQYPESEHDWAISRVGYLITTGAANAIAGLMGGTFIASLLRQLGMSDALNGVFSTIPTIAAISCIFMLEITKHIKKAKLPSIVSCFIARAIYGVMVFVPFIDMPGGLRTAVFLGLYIIASLLLQFVSPCSGAWLISLLPATSKGRFISIRDTVNMICAGAASLVGAGVLDRFSADGNEKTGFAVIGIMIFILTIVDTIGLNMCKEPKIGTLYMDENHEAVGRLARRSSNNEKPASLIKLVADTFKNPGFRKIICIYILWYISYYVAMPFLYIYQISELGLKYTFINAMLLIARVICALILPRIGRLADKISYMFVLKLGTLLTGLGYLAGAFCMPGGLVLVTFSIHQIIVTIGTGVHSMGMSAVLYSVFPSDGRDNSNYFAVYTTINSIIGVLCTFGAGIVMDILQKNNISLFGTHIYAQQVLCALGTLGIVATLFYLNKGCKVLEKGNGEN